A portion of the Cydia fagiglandana chromosome 7, ilCydFagi1.1, whole genome shotgun sequence genome contains these proteins:
- the LOC134666332 gene encoding uncharacterized protein LOC134666332 encodes MSSREYPKVWDSFERTVDGVTMKFVVEDVSEAMWSTAVEFMLGNYIKEDVWWSTAGTARDPDAVQEYRVLLTSIIRQKMSLACFLADGDGSGHTLVGANLCLPQVKGEFVDHNPPKTEAGLLSLRMFAEAMKVPVIYDKYGVGEYLMGAGLSVAPEYRRLGIATKLLTARIALSKSLGFRATGGIFTSEHGQLAAEKASYECLYTIPYKKFGKRCNIVFNSSTQDLKIFAIKTE; translated from the exons ATGTCTTCCCGGGAATATCCCAAGGTATGGGACAGTTTCGAGCGAACAGTTGACGGTGTTACGATGAAATTTGTAGTGGAAGATGTATCTGAAGCTATGTGGAGTACCGCAGTCGAATTCATGTTGGGAAATTATATTAAGGAAGATGTTTGGTGGAGCACGGCGG GTACGGCGAGGGACCCCGATGCGGTGCAAGAGTACCGTGTGCTGCTGACATCGATCATTAGGCAGAAGATGTCGCTTGCCTGCTTTCTGGCTGACGGAGATGGATCGGGACACACTTTGGTTGGTGCGAATCTTTGCCTGCCTCAGGTCAAGGGCGAGTTTGTGGATCATAATCCG CCCAAAACCGAAGCCGGCCTATTATCCCTACGCATGTTCGCAGAGGCGATGAAAGTACCCGTAATTTATGATAAATACGGAGTTGGTGAATACCTAATGGGCGCCGGCCTCTCCGTAGCCCCGGAGTACAGGAGATTGGGCATCGCCACCAAATTACTCACGGCGAG aatCGCACTATCGAAGAGCCTGGGATTTCGAGCAACTGGCGGCATCTTCACCAGTGAACACGGTCAACTAGCAGCTGAAAAGGCCAGCTACGAGTGTCTTTACACAATTCCATACAAAAAGTTTGGGAAACGCTGCAACATCGTCTTTAACAGTAGCACGCAAGATTTGAAGATATTTGCTattaaaactgaataa